A DNA window from Labilithrix sp. contains the following coding sequences:
- a CDS encoding alkaline phosphatase D family protein, protein MRRRELLIGALGSIIYVACGSDAEKAPPPVVPGPDGGTPIDDGEVPLAPPGPTSAEEDSHRVFPQGVASGDPRPDRVVLWTRIDPSAAGKGADADVDLELVIAKDEALTEIVARVNVTAVASADHTVRVIPTELEAGRFYHYRFELLGVATTQVGRTKTAPDPDADVAVKFVFAACQDYIGRYWHAWRAFLEEKVDVDFVLYLGDYIYESVNDARFQSSTPDREIKLPDGIDTSPKQDGSRLAAGTLADYRTLYKVYRQEALLREVHRLYPFIVTWDDHEFADDCWQDHSTSFNGEDPKNPGKANPGDEKSTARRTAANRAFFEHQPIDVVHRADLEFPFDLKIYRSLRYGKHVELFLTDQRSYRADHLVPEGQGASLAVGKFVDYTSVGSRYFIRKAGFDSREAQAKPSLLGAEQKAWFVDAVKKSTATWKVWGNEVQVYQMCLDLYRLPGVPDSIFGFTPYTVYLNGDQWDGYRSERAEILGDFETAGISNLLVCTGDIHSFYAAELHADFDAPKDKPVGVEFVTAGISSASLKDLIGKFIPEDSVLRFVANAWTGAADQALVDSNAPYLRYADTDSYGFTLMTVDGTKAEATFVQLGSPKDKSYGGVTERHRFAAEAGTNKVKAL, encoded by the coding sequence ATGCGCAGGCGCGAGCTCCTGATCGGGGCGCTCGGATCGATCATCTATGTCGCGTGCGGGAGCGACGCCGAGAAGGCTCCGCCTCCCGTGGTCCCTGGACCGGACGGCGGCACGCCGATCGACGACGGCGAGGTGCCGCTCGCTCCGCCGGGGCCTACCTCGGCGGAGGAGGACAGCCATCGCGTCTTCCCGCAAGGGGTCGCGTCCGGCGATCCGCGGCCCGATCGCGTGGTGCTCTGGACGCGCATCGATCCGTCCGCCGCGGGGAAGGGCGCCGACGCCGACGTCGACCTCGAGCTCGTGATCGCGAAGGACGAAGCGCTCACGGAGATCGTCGCGCGCGTGAACGTCACCGCCGTGGCGTCGGCCGACCACACCGTCCGCGTGATCCCGACCGAGCTCGAGGCCGGGCGCTTCTACCATTATCGCTTCGAGCTCCTCGGCGTCGCGACGACGCAGGTGGGGCGGACGAAGACGGCGCCGGATCCGGACGCCGACGTCGCGGTGAAGTTCGTGTTCGCGGCCTGCCAGGACTACATCGGCCGTTACTGGCACGCGTGGCGCGCGTTCCTCGAAGAGAAGGTGGACGTCGACTTCGTCCTCTACCTCGGCGACTACATCTACGAGTCGGTCAACGACGCGCGCTTCCAGTCCTCCACGCCCGATCGCGAGATCAAGCTGCCGGACGGGATCGACACGTCCCCGAAGCAAGACGGCTCGCGCCTCGCGGCCGGGACGCTCGCGGACTACCGCACCCTCTACAAGGTCTACCGGCAGGAGGCGCTCCTCCGCGAGGTGCATCGCCTCTATCCGTTCATCGTCACGTGGGACGATCACGAGTTCGCCGACGACTGCTGGCAAGACCACTCCACGTCGTTCAACGGCGAAGACCCGAAGAACCCCGGAAAGGCCAACCCGGGCGACGAGAAGAGCACCGCGCGCCGGACCGCGGCGAACCGCGCCTTCTTCGAGCATCAGCCGATCGACGTCGTCCACCGCGCCGACCTCGAGTTCCCGTTCGATCTCAAGATTTACCGGTCGCTCCGGTACGGGAAACACGTCGAGCTGTTCTTGACCGATCAGCGCTCCTACCGCGCCGATCACCTCGTCCCCGAAGGGCAGGGCGCCTCGCTCGCGGTCGGGAAGTTCGTCGACTACACGAGCGTCGGGTCGCGCTACTTCATCCGAAAAGCCGGCTTCGATTCGCGCGAGGCGCAGGCCAAGCCGTCCCTCCTCGGCGCCGAGCAGAAGGCCTGGTTCGTCGACGCGGTGAAGAAGTCGACCGCGACCTGGAAGGTCTGGGGCAACGAGGTCCAGGTCTACCAGATGTGCCTCGACCTCTATCGCCTCCCCGGCGTGCCGGACAGCATCTTCGGGTTCACGCCGTATACCGTTTATCTGAATGGCGATCAGTGGGACGGATATCGCAGCGAGCGCGCCGAGATCCTCGGCGACTTCGAGACCGCGGGGATATCGAACCTCCTCGTCTGCACCGGGGACATCCACTCCTTCTACGCCGCCGAGCTCCACGCCGACTTCGACGCGCCGAAAGACAAACCGGTGGGCGTGGAGTTCGTCACCGCCGGCATCTCCTCCGCGTCGCTGAAGGACCTCATCGGCAAGTTCATCCCCGAGGACTCGGTCCTCCGCTTCGTCGCGAACGCGTGGACGGGCGCGGCGGACCAGGCGCTCGTCGACTCGAACGCGCCTTATCTCCGTTACGCCGACACCGACTCGTACGGATTCACGCTGATGACGGTGGACGGGACGAAGGCGGAGGCCACGTTCGTGCAACTCGGCAGCCCGAAGGACAAGAGCTACGGCGGCGTCACCGAGCGCCACCGGTTCGCGGCCGAAGCGGGGACGAACAAGGTGAAGGCGCTCTGA
- a CDS encoding DUF2071 domain-containing protein, translated as MGAGVAAAERDLEHVLILAVLVHALVVPWEAWEIAAGMDAVVAIAMMRVAWISRFASAAALVCAGVALAAERRGLPFFLLPAFAWTFAFVRAGVWSRPLSLASAVVAIAFAFPRTRLAAGGALAAWIGLLTEAVLLRARPFEAYGRLARWRHPRWWARPLDVLANSRFFGAVLEPLPEVTMRSDIRDVVYVNYLVAAETAAALVPPGLELQRVGPNGKYALFTFLTYRHGNFGFAFLGPLRRLLPSPVQTNWRIHVFDPNTGHRGIYFLTNAITASLPALAARLTTEGMPMHVLKEGSVTRDADGTLTVHLDPGAGSAPDADLVLRPTAEPPALTGAWAECWTDYRDFLAYCVPQDRAMSSQPLRGRVSRQEIDLGIPLDACAPLEGEVVSRAARVLAVEGEPLCFHVPAVTFTFSIEAHDGQNQ; from the coding sequence TTGGGCGCCGGCGTCGCGGCGGCGGAGCGCGATCTCGAGCACGTGCTCATCCTCGCCGTGCTCGTCCACGCGCTCGTCGTGCCCTGGGAGGCGTGGGAGATCGCGGCGGGGATGGACGCGGTCGTCGCGATCGCGATGATGCGCGTCGCGTGGATCTCGCGCTTCGCGTCGGCGGCGGCGCTCGTCTGCGCCGGCGTGGCGCTCGCGGCGGAGCGGCGCGGCCTCCCCTTCTTCTTGCTGCCCGCGTTCGCGTGGACGTTCGCGTTCGTCCGCGCCGGCGTGTGGTCGCGGCCGCTCTCGCTCGCGAGCGCGGTCGTCGCGATCGCCTTCGCGTTCCCGCGGACGCGCCTCGCCGCCGGCGGCGCGCTCGCGGCGTGGATCGGGCTCCTCACCGAGGCGGTCCTCCTCCGCGCGCGCCCCTTCGAGGCCTACGGACGCCTCGCGCGCTGGCGCCACCCGCGCTGGTGGGCGCGGCCGCTCGATGTGCTCGCGAACAGCCGCTTCTTCGGCGCGGTCCTCGAGCCGCTGCCGGAGGTCACGATGCGGAGCGACATCCGCGACGTCGTCTACGTGAATTACCTGGTCGCGGCGGAGACCGCGGCCGCGCTCGTGCCGCCCGGGCTCGAGCTCCAGCGCGTCGGGCCGAATGGCAAGTATGCCCTCTTCACGTTTCTCACGTATCGCCACGGCAACTTCGGATTTGCGTTCCTCGGTCCGCTGCGGCGGCTCCTCCCTTCGCCGGTCCAGACCAACTGGCGTATTCACGTCTTCGATCCGAACACCGGTCATCGCGGCATTTATTTCCTCACCAACGCGATCACCGCCTCCCTCCCCGCGCTCGCGGCGCGGCTGACGACGGAGGGCATGCCGATGCACGTGCTGAAGGAGGGCTCGGTGACGCGCGACGCCGACGGCACGCTCACGGTGCACCTCGATCCCGGCGCCGGCTCCGCGCCCGACGCCGACCTCGTGCTCCGCCCGACCGCGGAGCCGCCCGCGCTTACCGGCGCGTGGGCGGAGTGCTGGACCGACTACCGCGATTTCCTCGCCTACTGCGTGCCGCAAGACCGCGCGATGTCGAGCCAGCCGCTGCGCGGGCGCGTCTCGCGGCAGGAGATCGACCTCGGGATCCCGCTCGACGCGTGCGCCCCGCTCGAGGGCGAGGTCGTCTCACGCGCCGCGCGGGTGCTCGCGGTAGAGGGAGAGCCGCTCTGCTTCCACGTCCCCGCCGTGACGTTCACGTTCTCGATCGAGGCTCACGACGGGCAGAACCAATAA